In Streptomyces ambofaciens ATCC 23877, a single genomic region encodes these proteins:
- a CDS encoding NCS1 family nucleobase:cation symporter-1: protein MTALEDRRSSAETSDTVTSSGLYTYDLAPTKREGRRWGAYNVFTLWANDVHSLGNYAFAIGLFALGLNVWGILAAFALASVLLFLLLTLSGFMGHKTGVPFPVMSRIAFGIKGAKLPAAVRGAVAIAWFGIQTYLASAVLSTLLIALYPGLARLDTNSLLGQSTLGWITFLVLWALQVLIVSYGMQMIRRYMAVAAPTTLLTMCALAVWMFVRADGSISLSDGDPLTGGAMWLQVLQAAALWVVIYGTFVLNFCDFTRSARSRGSIVRGNVIGIPVNMLFFAGIVAVLSGAQFSLDGHVITSPTDIVRTVPHMFLLAVASLALSALTVAVNLLANFVAPIYALVDLFPHRLDFRRAGLVSAVLGLVITPWNLYNSPVVVNYFLGGLGALLGPLFGVIMADYWLLRRSRVNVPALYTEDAGAEYHYRRGYNPRAVGAFVPAAAIAVVVALVPFFHAVAGFSWFVGAIIAAVLYAAIADRASPIRDVDGEAIAVAAE, encoded by the coding sequence ATGACTGCCCTGGAAGACCGCCGCTCGTCCGCGGAGACCAGCGACACCGTCACCAGCTCCGGCCTCTACACGTACGACCTGGCCCCCACCAAGAGGGAAGGGCGCCGCTGGGGCGCCTACAACGTCTTCACGCTCTGGGCCAACGACGTCCACAGCCTGGGCAATTACGCGTTCGCCATCGGACTGTTCGCGCTCGGGCTGAACGTGTGGGGCATCCTCGCCGCCTTCGCGCTCGCGTCGGTCCTGCTCTTCCTGCTGCTGACGCTGTCCGGCTTCATGGGCCACAAGACGGGCGTGCCGTTCCCGGTCATGAGCCGTATCGCGTTCGGCATCAAAGGGGCGAAGCTTCCGGCCGCCGTGCGGGGCGCCGTGGCCATCGCATGGTTTGGTATCCAGACGTACCTCGCCTCGGCGGTGCTGAGCACCCTGCTGATCGCCCTGTACCCCGGCCTGGCCCGCCTCGACACGAACTCCCTGCTCGGCCAGTCGACGCTGGGCTGGATCACCTTCCTGGTCCTGTGGGCCCTCCAGGTGCTCATCGTCAGCTACGGGATGCAGATGATCCGCCGGTACATGGCCGTCGCGGCGCCCACCACGCTGCTCACCATGTGCGCCCTCGCGGTGTGGATGTTCGTCCGCGCGGACGGATCGATCTCCCTGTCCGACGGCGACCCGCTCACCGGCGGCGCCATGTGGCTCCAGGTGCTCCAGGCCGCCGCCCTGTGGGTCGTGATCTACGGGACCTTCGTGCTGAACTTCTGCGACTTCACCCGGTCCGCGCGCAGCCGGGGCTCCATCGTGCGCGGGAACGTGATCGGCATCCCGGTCAACATGCTCTTCTTCGCCGGCATCGTGGCGGTCCTCAGCGGCGCCCAGTTCTCCCTCGACGGGCACGTCATCACCAGTCCGACGGACATCGTCCGGACCGTCCCCCACATGTTCCTGCTGGCCGTCGCCTCGCTCGCCCTGAGCGCCCTGACGGTGGCGGTGAACCTGCTGGCCAACTTCGTCGCCCCGATCTACGCCCTGGTCGACCTCTTCCCGCACCGGCTCGACTTCCGCCGGGCCGGACTGGTGAGCGCGGTCCTCGGCCTGGTCATCACGCCCTGGAACCTCTACAACAGCCCGGTCGTCGTGAACTACTTCCTCGGCGGGCTCGGCGCCCTGCTCGGGCCGCTCTTCGGCGTGATCATGGCGGACTACTGGCTGCTGCGGAGGTCACGCGTGAACGTGCCCGCCCTCTACACGGAGGACGCGGGCGCCGAATACCACTACCGCCGCGGCTACAACCCGCGGGCCGTCGGCGCGTTCGTCCCCGCCGCGGCGATCGCCGTGGTCGTCGCCCTGGTGCCGTTCTTCCACGCGGTGGCCGGGTTCTCCTGGTTCGTCGGCGCGATCATCGCCGCCGTCCTGTACGCGGCCATCGCCGACCGCGCCTCCCCGATCCGCGACGTGGACGGCGAGGCCATCGCCGTCGCCGCGGAATGA
- a CDS encoding extracellular solute-binding protein, which translates to MSSRPPAQEMSAASDPVRRLSRRRLLRHTVATAGALLAAAPLSGCASPASASGASSLSVWDLFQGGDGMLMDDMIEAVSQGAGGFDVDRTILDWGPSYYTKLAMSAAGGRASDVAAMHLSRLAGYAPGGLVDPFDLDLLAEFGVTHEDFTPAVWARTQHEGTVYAIPLDVHPFIVFYDKEAAETAGLLDSSGELAPMGSPEAFLEAGRALAEATGQAGILFGHVTDTAQSWRLFAALYAQTGAAFTLPDGGPPKIDVDAAVRVVTFMKQLFDGRTNPNDLDYNGALAAFTSGRGGMAMLGEWELPTLKKAGIPLGAAAFPQVFDRPAVYTDSHSFVLPHQKDPDPARRREAHRYVAEMLKQSLTWASAGHIPAYQPVLAEPEYTALDPQSSYAEAAKAAVLDPPNWFVGAGSNFQNRMCQPLQSALLGNTSAEKAVRQMVREADALLRQPNPVA; encoded by the coding sequence ATGAGTTCCCGTCCGCCTGCCCAGGAGATGTCGGCGGCGTCCGATCCCGTACGCCGCCTCAGCCGCCGTCGGCTTCTGCGTCACACCGTGGCCACAGCGGGAGCCCTGCTCGCCGCGGCCCCCCTGTCCGGCTGTGCTTCACCGGCCTCCGCCTCCGGGGCGTCCTCACTGAGCGTGTGGGACCTCTTCCAGGGCGGCGACGGCATGCTCATGGACGACATGATCGAGGCCGTGTCCCAGGGGGCCGGGGGCTTCGACGTGGACCGCACGATCCTGGACTGGGGACCGTCGTACTACACCAAGCTCGCGATGTCCGCCGCGGGCGGCCGCGCCTCCGACGTCGCCGCCATGCACCTGTCCCGGCTGGCGGGATACGCGCCCGGCGGTCTGGTGGACCCCTTCGACCTGGACCTGCTCGCCGAGTTCGGGGTCACGCACGAGGACTTCACCCCGGCCGTCTGGGCGCGGACGCAGCACGAGGGCACGGTCTACGCGATCCCGCTCGACGTCCACCCGTTCATCGTGTTCTACGACAAGGAGGCCGCGGAGACCGCCGGCCTGCTGGACTCCTCGGGAGAACTGGCCCCGATGGGGTCGCCCGAGGCCTTCCTGGAGGCGGGCAGGGCCCTCGCCGAGGCGACCGGGCAAGCGGGCATCCTGTTCGGCCACGTCACCGACACGGCGCAGAGCTGGCGCCTGTTCGCCGCCCTCTACGCGCAGACCGGTGCCGCGTTCACGCTGCCCGACGGCGGGCCCCCGAAGATCGACGTCGACGCCGCCGTACGCGTCGTGACGTTCATGAAGCAGCTCTTCGACGGCCGGACCAACCCGAACGACCTGGACTACAACGGTGCGCTGGCCGCCTTCACCAGCGGCCGAGGCGGCATGGCCATGCTGGGGGAATGGGAGCTGCCGACGCTGAAGAAGGCCGGCATCCCGCTGGGCGCCGCCGCCTTCCCCCAGGTCTTCGACCGACCGGCCGTCTACACCGACAGCCACAGCTTCGTCCTGCCGCACCAGAAGGACCCCGACCCGGCACGGCGCCGCGAGGCCCACCGGTACGTGGCGGAGATGCTCAAGCAGAGCCTCACCTGGGCGAGCGCCGGACACATCCCCGCCTACCAGCCCGTGCTCGCCGAACCCGAGTACACCGCCCTCGACCCGCAGTCCTCCTACGCCGAGGCCGCGAAGGCGGCGGTCCTCGACCCGCCCAACTGGTTCGTCGGCGCCGGCTCGAACTTCCAGAACCGCATGTGCCAGCCGCTCCAGTCGGCGCTGCTCGGCAACACGTCCGCCGAGAAGGCGGTGCGTCAGATGGTCCGCGAGGCGGACGCGCTGCTGCGGCAGCCCAACCCGGTGGCCTGA
- a CDS encoding LacI family DNA-binding transcriptional regulator: MARPRIKDVARHAGVSEKTVSNVINDYAHVSDRTRRVVREAIEQLGYRVNLAGRHLRKGRTGIIALVVPELDVPYFAELARHVIREAEQRSLTVLIHQSGADRAHELAALAGFGSTFVDGIILSPLALTADDLRDRAGAPPTVLLGELLEEGADHVAIDNERAAREATAHLIGLGRRTVLAVGGRDDAGLGTAQARTRGYRAALEEAGIAFDPAALLPVGSFRMPDGAEAVARALASGARPDALLCLNDQLALGALRALHEHGVRVPEDVAVVGFDDVEGGRYSVPTLSTVAPDKAAVAKVAVQLLQHRIEEATGPDGAGESAESGVLSPQDRIVAHRLVLRESTEGRRPR, translated from the coding sequence GTGGCACGGCCCAGGATCAAGGACGTCGCACGTCACGCGGGGGTGTCGGAGAAGACGGTGTCCAACGTCATCAACGACTACGCCCATGTCTCCGACCGGACGAGGCGGGTCGTGCGGGAGGCCATCGAACAGCTCGGCTACCGGGTCAACCTGGCCGGCCGCCACCTGCGCAAGGGCCGTACCGGGATCATCGCCCTGGTCGTACCCGAGCTCGACGTCCCGTACTTCGCCGAGCTGGCCCGGCACGTGATCCGCGAGGCGGAGCAGCGCTCCCTGACCGTGCTCATCCACCAGTCGGGGGCCGACCGCGCCCACGAGCTGGCGGCGCTCGCCGGTTTCGGCTCCACCTTCGTGGACGGCATCATCCTGAGCCCGCTCGCCCTGACGGCCGACGACCTGCGCGACCGCGCGGGCGCCCCGCCCACCGTGCTGCTCGGCGAACTGCTGGAGGAGGGCGCCGACCACGTGGCCATCGACAACGAGCGGGCCGCGCGCGAGGCGACCGCGCACCTGATCGGCCTCGGCCGCCGTACCGTCCTCGCCGTCGGCGGGCGGGACGACGCGGGCCTCGGGACGGCCCAGGCCCGGACCCGCGGCTATCGCGCCGCCCTCGAGGAGGCGGGCATCGCCTTCGATCCGGCCGCCCTGCTGCCGGTCGGCTCGTTCAGAATGCCCGACGGCGCGGAGGCCGTGGCGCGGGCGCTGGCGAGCGGGGCCCGGCCCGACGCGCTGCTCTGCCTCAACGACCAGCTGGCGCTGGGCGCCTTGCGCGCCCTGCACGAGCACGGCGTCAGGGTGCCCGAGGACGTGGCCGTCGTCGGCTTCGACGACGTGGAGGGCGGACGGTACTCCGTGCCGACGCTGAGCACGGTGGCCCCCGACAAGGCGGCCGTGGCCAAGGTCGCCGTGCAGTTGCTCCAGCACCGCATCGAGGAGGCGACGGGACCGGACGGCGCGGGTGAGAGCGCCGAGTCCGGCGTGCTCTCGCCCCAGGACCGCATCGTGGCCCACCGGCTCGTCCTGAGGGAGAGCACGGAGGGCCGGCGGCCGCGCTGA
- a CDS encoding carbohydrate ABC transporter permease: MSATAPTVRARRRPPREAAGSPLLLGHGRLPRVLAGTALAVLAALWLVPFVWAIATSVQSEQDVSTPGLSPLKGAFTLDAYQQILERGNVAVWALNSFLIAGLVTLITVVVSTLAAYGFSRGTFRGRRALLAVTVAAIMVPPQLLVVPLFEQMLLFGLVDTYAAVILPQVVAPMMVFILKRFFDGIPRELEEAARIDGASEFRVFRSIVLPLSRPIVAAVAIFVFIGAWNNFMWPFIVTNDPGLMTLPVGLATVKDAYGIQYAQSMASALLAALPLIVVFLLFQRRIVNSVATTGLGGS; this comes from the coding sequence GTGTCCGCAACCGCACCCACCGTCCGCGCACGGCGCCGTCCACCCCGGGAAGCGGCCGGCTCCCCCCTGCTCCTCGGCCACGGCCGGCTGCCCCGCGTCCTGGCCGGCACGGCTCTGGCCGTCCTGGCGGCCCTGTGGCTGGTGCCCTTCGTGTGGGCGATCGCCACGTCGGTGCAGAGCGAGCAGGACGTCTCCACCCCCGGACTGTCCCCGCTCAAGGGCGCCTTCACCCTGGACGCCTACCAGCAGATCCTGGAACGCGGGAACGTGGCCGTCTGGGCCCTCAACAGCTTCCTGATCGCCGGCCTGGTCACGCTGATCACCGTGGTGGTCTCCACCCTCGCGGCGTACGGCTTCTCGCGCGGCACCTTCCGCGGTCGCCGGGCCCTGCTCGCGGTCACGGTCGCCGCCATCATGGTCCCGCCGCAGCTCCTGGTCGTGCCGCTCTTCGAGCAGATGCTCCTCTTCGGCCTGGTCGACACCTACGCGGCGGTCATCCTGCCCCAGGTCGTCGCGCCGATGATGGTGTTCATTCTCAAGCGGTTCTTCGACGGCATCCCCCGGGAGCTGGAGGAGGCGGCCCGCATCGACGGCGCCTCCGAGTTCCGGGTCTTCCGGTCGATCGTGCTGCCGCTCTCCCGGCCGATCGTGGCCGCGGTCGCGATCTTCGTCTTCATCGGGGCGTGGAACAACTTCATGTGGCCGTTCATCGTCACCAACGACCCCGGCCTGATGACCCTCCCGGTGGGCCTGGCCACCGTGAAGGACGCCTACGGCATCCAGTACGCGCAGTCCATGGCCTCCGCCCTGCTGGCCGCGCTGCCGCTGATCGTGGTCTTCCTCCTCTTCCAGCGCCGCATCGTCAACTCCGTCGCCACCACCGGCCTCGGCGGTTCCTGA
- a CDS encoding aspartate/glutamate racemase family protein, whose amino-acid sequence MRILVVNVNTTQSITDAIGEQAARAASPGTEIVPLTPAFGAESVEGNYESYLAAIAVMEAVRAHPGPFDAVIQAGYGEHGREGLQELLDVPVVDITEAAASTAQFLGRRYSVVTTLDRTVPLIEERLAVAGLSARCASVRASGLAVLELERDEQAAVEAITEQAARAVEDDRAEVVCLGCGGMAGLAERVVERTGVPVVDGVAAAVTIAESLVRLGLSTSKVRTYARPRAKRIVNWPPQAG is encoded by the coding sequence ATGCGCATCCTCGTGGTCAACGTCAACACCACGCAGTCCATCACCGACGCGATCGGCGAGCAGGCGGCCCGCGCGGCCTCCCCGGGCACCGAGATCGTCCCCCTGACACCCGCCTTCGGCGCGGAGTCCGTCGAGGGCAACTACGAGAGCTACCTGGCCGCGATCGCCGTCATGGAGGCCGTCCGCGCCCACCCGGGACCGTTCGACGCGGTGATCCAGGCGGGTTACGGCGAGCACGGCCGGGAGGGGCTGCAGGAACTGCTGGACGTCCCCGTCGTCGACATCACCGAGGCCGCCGCCAGCACCGCCCAGTTCCTGGGCCGCCGGTACTCCGTCGTCACCACCCTGGACCGCACGGTCCCGCTGATCGAGGAACGCCTGGCGGTGGCGGGCCTGAGCGCCCGGTGCGCCTCCGTGCGCGCCAGCGGCCTCGCCGTGCTGGAACTGGAACGGGACGAACAGGCCGCCGTCGAGGCCATCACCGAACAGGCCGCCCGTGCGGTCGAGGACGACCGGGCCGAGGTCGTCTGCCTGGGCTGCGGGGGCATGGCCGGTCTCGCCGAGCGGGTGGTGGAGCGTACCGGTGTCCCCGTGGTCGACGGTGTCGCCGCCGCCGTGACCATCGCCGAGTCGCTGGTCCGTCTGGGTCTGTCCACCTCCAAGGTGCGTACGTACGCGCGTCCGCGCGCCAAGCGGATCGTCAACTGGCCCCCGCAGGCCGGCTGA
- a CDS encoding glycoside hydrolase family 2 protein, whose protein sequence is MPTHSVPRPEYPRPQFVRRDWLNLNGAWQFETDRGDSGLERGLLDRELRGEILVPFPPESELSGIGDTDFLEAVWYRRTLSLPAAWAGRRVLLHFGAVDHDATVWADGKEVARHRGGFTPFTADLGDIAGAEEEVVITVRARDPKSGPQARGKQAVEYANHDCNYTRVTGIWQTVWLEPVPELHLRRPRITPDLAGSAFHLELPLSGNRPGHRVRAVLSDAAGEVSRAEARADLDLAPRLHLPVPDDRRREWGPDDPHLYDLRLELLDATGQVVDSAESYAGLRAVGLRGKAVTLNGRPLFQRLVLDQGWYPDGLMTAPTDAALIRDIELGMEAGFNGARLHQKVFEERFLYHADRLGYLVWGEFGDWGCETGGSSGDNQQPDASYVAQWLEALERDYSHPSIVGWCPLNETYQKLHDRITRLDDVTRAMFLATKAMDTTRPVVDASGYAHRVAETDIYDSHSYEQDPAVFRQLMSGLAKDAPFVNAYENGAPYSLPYRGQPYFVSEFGGVWWDPEAAADRSGEDRTESWGYGERVRNEEEFHERFAGLTGVLLGDRDMFGYCYTQLTDVFQEQNGIYRFDRGVKLDVARVRAAQLRPAAIEEQDPA, encoded by the coding sequence GTGCCCACTCACTCCGTACCGCGCCCGGAGTACCCGCGCCCGCAGTTCGTGCGCCGCGACTGGCTCAACCTGAACGGCGCCTGGCAGTTCGAGACCGACCGCGGCGACAGCGGACTCGAACGCGGCCTCCTCGACCGCGAGCTGCGAGGCGAGATCCTCGTCCCCTTCCCGCCCGAGTCCGAGCTGTCCGGCATCGGGGACACCGACTTCCTGGAGGCCGTCTGGTACCGGCGGACCCTCTCGCTGCCGGCGGCCTGGGCCGGACGCCGGGTGCTCCTGCACTTCGGCGCCGTCGACCACGACGCCACCGTGTGGGCCGACGGAAAGGAGGTCGCCCGGCACCGCGGTGGCTTCACGCCCTTCACCGCCGACCTCGGCGACATCGCGGGGGCGGAGGAGGAGGTCGTCATCACCGTCCGGGCCCGCGATCCCAAGTCCGGCCCGCAGGCGCGCGGCAAACAGGCCGTCGAGTACGCCAACCACGACTGCAACTACACCCGGGTGACCGGCATCTGGCAGACCGTCTGGCTGGAGCCCGTCCCCGAGCTGCACCTGCGCCGCCCCCGGATCACCCCGGACCTGGCCGGCTCCGCCTTCCACCTGGAACTGCCCCTGTCCGGCAACCGGCCCGGCCACCGGGTGCGCGCCGTCCTCAGCGACGCCGCCGGCGAGGTGAGCCGCGCCGAGGCACGCGCCGACCTGGACCTCGCCCCGCGCCTCCACCTGCCGGTGCCGGACGACCGGCGACGCGAGTGGGGCCCGGACGACCCGCACCTGTACGACCTGCGCCTGGAACTCCTCGACGCCACCGGGCAGGTCGTCGACAGCGCGGAGAGCTACGCGGGCCTGCGCGCCGTGGGGCTGCGCGGCAAGGCCGTCACCCTCAACGGCCGTCCGCTGTTCCAGCGGCTCGTGCTCGACCAGGGCTGGTATCCGGACGGGCTCATGACGGCCCCGACCGACGCGGCCCTGATCCGGGACATCGAGCTGGGCATGGAAGCCGGCTTCAACGGAGCCCGACTGCACCAGAAGGTGTTCGAGGAGCGCTTCCTGTACCACGCCGACCGTCTCGGCTACCTGGTCTGGGGCGAGTTCGGCGACTGGGGCTGCGAGACGGGCGGTTCCTCCGGCGACAACCAGCAGCCCGACGCCTCCTACGTCGCCCAGTGGCTGGAGGCCCTCGAACGCGACTACTCGCACCCCTCGATCGTCGGCTGGTGCCCGCTCAACGAGACCTACCAGAAGCTGCACGACCGCATCACCCGGCTCGACGACGTCACCCGGGCCATGTTCCTGGCCACCAAGGCCATGGACACCACCCGCCCGGTCGTCGACGCGTCCGGCTACGCCCACCGCGTCGCCGAGACCGACATCTACGACTCGCACAGCTACGAGCAGGACCCGGCGGTCTTCCGGCAGCTGATGTCCGGCCTCGCTAAGGACGCCCCCTTCGTCAACGCCTACGAGAACGGCGCCCCGTACTCCCTGCCCTACCGGGGTCAGCCGTACTTCGTCAGCGAGTTCGGCGGCGTCTGGTGGGACCCGGAGGCGGCCGCCGACCGGTCCGGTGAGGACCGCACCGAGTCCTGGGGCTACGGGGAACGGGTCCGCAACGAGGAGGAGTTCCACGAGCGGTTCGCCGGCCTGACCGGAGTGCTGCTGGGCGACCGCGACATGTTCGGCTACTGCTACACCCAGCTGACCGACGTCTTCCAGGAGCAGAACGGCATCTACCGGTTCGACCGCGGGGTCAAGCTCGACGTCGCACGCGTCCGCGCCGCGCAGCTGCGGCCGGCGGCGATCGAGGAGCAGGACCCGGCCTAG
- a CDS encoding TauD/TfdA dioxygenase family protein, protein MTVTAAGPTAGLRAAHIPGDGMYEGRRVLRRLPEGWEERPYELFDVVPLARTIGAEIRGVDLSRPLGAALREELNRALLEWKVLFFRAQHLTSDQQRAFAGHWGRLETNPLLAAGSREDVVRFDKADASTPTYENVWHTDVTFRERPALGAVLQLREVPPFGGDTLWADMAAAYDNLPREVRDRVDGARAVHDFIPGFARFYGPERLIPHQDAFPPVEHPVVRTHPETGRRMLFVNASFTTHITGMDRDESDRLLRFLFQQAHVPEFQVRFRWQPGDIAFWDNRATQHYAVGDYGSDRRVAERVAIEGDRPF, encoded by the coding sequence ATGACCGTCACGGCTGCCGGCCCGACCGCCGGCCTGCGCGCAGCACACATTCCGGGAGACGGGATGTACGAGGGACGGCGCGTCCTGCGCCGGTTGCCCGAAGGGTGGGAGGAACGGCCCTACGAACTCTTCGACGTCGTCCCGCTGGCCCGCACGATCGGTGCCGAGATCAGGGGGGTCGACCTCTCCCGTCCGCTCGGGGCCGCCCTGCGCGAGGAGTTGAACCGTGCCCTGCTGGAGTGGAAGGTGCTCTTCTTCCGTGCCCAGCACCTCACCTCCGACCAGCAGCGCGCCTTCGCGGGACACTGGGGGCGGCTGGAGACCAACCCCCTGCTCGCGGCCGGTTCCCGCGAGGACGTGGTCCGCTTCGACAAGGCCGACGCCTCCACCCCGACCTACGAGAACGTCTGGCACACCGACGTCACCTTCCGCGAGCGGCCCGCGCTCGGCGCCGTCCTCCAGCTGCGCGAGGTGCCGCCGTTCGGCGGGGACACCCTGTGGGCCGACATGGCGGCCGCCTACGACAACCTCCCCCGGGAGGTGAGGGACCGCGTCGACGGGGCCCGTGCCGTGCACGACTTCATCCCCGGCTTCGCCAGGTTCTACGGGCCGGAGCGCCTGATCCCCCATCAGGACGCCTTCCCGCCCGTGGAGCACCCCGTCGTGCGCACCCATCCGGAGACCGGGCGGCGCATGCTCTTCGTCAACGCCTCCTTCACCACCCACATCACGGGCATGGACCGGGACGAGAGCGACCGCCTGCTGCGCTTCCTGTTCCAGCAGGCGCACGTCCCCGAGTTCCAGGTGCGCTTCCGCTGGCAGCCCGGCGACATCGCGTTCTGGGACAACCGCGCCACGCAGCACTACGCCGTGGGCGACTACGGCTCCGACCGGCGCGTGGCCGAACGCGTCGCGATCGAGGGCGACCGTCCCTTCTGA
- a CDS encoding GntR family transcriptional regulator — protein sequence MAASQGFVPESERVTRQLRDEIVDGVRRPGSRLVERELAESLGVSRLPVREALKTLVSEGLVTPRPRTWAVVREFTASDIADLDEVRSGLETLGFRLAAQRHTRAGLEKLRATVDAELEAARAGDAVRARRAAADFHQTVISLAANELLNELERVLRSRLRWLMGQHDDLLGVALEHEALYRAIAERDVERVQGLVLHHLATSRSAALGHQAREREQEQGQEQDRRGPRGREPDPS from the coding sequence ATGGCTGCGTCACAGGGCTTCGTGCCCGAGTCCGAGCGGGTCACGCGGCAGTTGCGCGACGAGATCGTCGACGGGGTGCGCCGGCCGGGCAGCCGCCTGGTGGAGCGGGAGCTGGCCGAGTCCCTCGGCGTGAGCCGGCTGCCCGTCCGGGAGGCCCTGAAGACCCTGGTGTCCGAGGGCCTGGTGACGCCGAGACCGCGCACCTGGGCGGTGGTACGGGAGTTCACCGCGAGCGACATCGCCGATCTCGACGAGGTGCGTTCGGGTCTGGAGACCCTGGGGTTCAGGCTCGCCGCCCAGCGGCACACCCGCGCCGGGCTGGAGAAGCTCCGCGCGACGGTGGACGCCGAACTGGAGGCGGCCCGCGCGGGCGACGCGGTGCGGGCCCGCCGGGCGGCGGCCGACTTCCACCAGACGGTCATCTCCCTGGCCGCCAACGAGCTGCTCAACGAACTCGAGCGCGTCCTGCGCAGTCGGTTGAGGTGGCTCATGGGCCAGCACGACGACCTGCTGGGCGTGGCGCTGGAACACGAGGCGCTGTACCGGGCGATCGCGGAACGCGACGTCGAGCGGGTGCAGGGCCTCGTACTGCACCATCTGGCGACGAGCCGCAGCGCGGCCCTGGGGCACCAGGCGCGGGAGCGGGAGCAGGAGCAGGGGCAGGAGCAGGACCGACGAGGCCCCCGGGGGCGGGAACCGGATCCGTCCTAG
- a CDS encoding carbohydrate ABC transporter permease, which yields MTTTAPIGAGTPADPPAARRTGGRDRAVLRRIRTTPSTGFVFVLPFLLVFGLFMVWPVVQGLWMSFTDTSLALRDTAFVGFDNYTEALGDPDVWSSLGNTVFFTAVSSVPLVLVALAMALLVHSGLAGQWAWRLAFFAPYLLPVTVVTLIWTWLYQPDLGLGNQLLTTLGLDSVGWLSDESVAMWSIAALTVWWTVGFNFLLYLAALQSLPSTFDEAAALDGAGAWRRLWSVTLPQLRRTTALVAMLQVLASLKVFDQIYILTKGGPNGSTRPVLEYVYDVGFTGYRLGYASAISYLFFALVIVVSLVQLRLFRQED from the coding sequence GTGACCACCACCGCACCCATCGGCGCCGGGACACCGGCCGACCCACCCGCCGCCCGCCGGACCGGCGGGCGCGACCGAGCCGTCCTGCGCCGGATACGCACCACCCCGAGTACCGGGTTCGTCTTCGTCCTGCCCTTCCTGCTCGTCTTCGGCCTCTTCATGGTGTGGCCGGTCGTGCAAGGGCTGTGGATGAGCTTCACCGACACCTCGCTCGCCCTGCGCGACACCGCCTTCGTCGGTTTCGACAACTACACCGAGGCCTTGGGCGATCCGGACGTCTGGAGCAGTCTCGGCAACACGGTCTTCTTCACCGCCGTCTCCAGCGTGCCGCTGGTGCTGGTCGCGCTGGCGATGGCGCTGCTGGTGCACAGCGGACTCGCCGGACAGTGGGCGTGGCGACTGGCGTTCTTCGCCCCCTACCTGCTGCCGGTGACCGTCGTGACCCTCATCTGGACCTGGCTCTACCAGCCCGACCTCGGCCTCGGCAACCAACTCCTCACCACCCTCGGCCTCGACTCCGTCGGCTGGCTGTCCGACGAGTCCGTCGCCATGTGGTCGATCGCCGCCCTCACCGTGTGGTGGACGGTCGGCTTCAACTTCCTGCTCTACCTCGCGGCGCTCCAGTCCCTCCCGTCGACCTTCGACGAGGCGGCGGCGCTCGACGGGGCCGGCGCGTGGCGGCGCCTGTGGTCCGTCACCCTGCCGCAGCTGCGCAGGACGACCGCGCTGGTGGCCATGTTGCAGGTCCTCGCGTCGCTCAAGGTGTTCGACCAGATCTACATCCTCACCAAGGGCGGACCCAACGGCTCCACCCGCCCGGTCCTGGAGTACGTCTACGACGTCGGCTTCACCGGCTACCGGCTCGGATACGCCTCCGCGATCTCCTACCTCTTCTTCGCGCTCGTCATCGTCGTCTCGCTCGTGCAGCTCCGCCTCTTCCGCCAGGAGGACTGA